A genomic window from Purpureocillium takamizusanense chromosome 2, complete sequence includes:
- the PRP24 gene encoding Splicing factor (COG:A~EggNog:ENOG503NVZD) has translation MAVMVDPALLPPLQHPAPYFSHPERRQLRHHAEPQRQPAPQHVSVPRALAASFASGNHMPLHPHIDSVTNTDYYLCRHPQQPASSHSPPSFASVRPCDARLRRSLAITTMASPVGEQNWLAYLEEAARTAADLEQRVNVVELYKRAIGAEPGSLRLWLAYCNYFWGLWASSHAAVDASETAWSDEEQLMGRELFSFGAALDLWQQGYEAIKYRINDSNQFWDRWVSLELEQLAKTKTPEGVRRITHLYRDRLAIPHLTWDETSQAFSSFLSEYNKASWEETMKEVTSAAQGVKRVIDARDPFELKLQEAVRRGDAEAEKAVMRDYLEWEILQSKRNNDVPEMAVDICSGLFSRALSGVFALDDGIWHEYAVFVSSNTEAHATDKLLDILRRAVVHCPWSGQLWNRFILCAEEAKLPFSEIEAIKHAATSDNQLYRDGMESVIEMYVAWCGFLKRTALEPTAADESVDVADVGLRAALEDVDVVGKRLYGKEFQGDPKFRLERIYIQYLTEKKGAIDEARAVWNKLKRAQVHADSHDFWFRYYMWEMLIFSSHPQAKRSPTPTSSGSGLRVPHLATAVLHAAATRRSIDWPEKVFEVYLQHCNDYELPAQVRRATDMVHKAEKAVRRRRLREEEEKAAVYVAYYGAQPAEGAAAETESPSGSKRKREANAEAAEEGETTTKRQRGANDTADAEQPTTQEGVKRDRENSTVLVTGLPADVTQTKLRQYFKEYGHINHITALVQEKDGQSSTSLIEFRSPDDAQSALLRDGKYMGQSRLSVESGHDLTVYVANYPPAADEKYMRELFKDCGEILSIRWPSLKVNTHRRFCYISFRDRDASAKAVAKEGTVLDGKYRLLSKYSDPGRKKNREGAVAEGREVHISNLDKALSEQDIRQAFSQYGTILRVNIPMSLAGKNRGFAYLDYETKEQAEKSVEEMNNTKFRNQILSVEVSKESKVKHASTIVNARPESASPAPSRDHEGDEAMSESGVPNQSKPSAEDIAARTIALMGLPDTVNDARVRALVEPHGDVVKLVLQPAHGGAKIEFVDAATAGKAALSLDGTDFEGNKLRTGSVEELRHAKGEHKVDRIIYGNKDKSSNKPADGATAPSATTGLMRPAAPVRRPVLGRPGPKRGLGFAPRPAAAPAATSSKDAGKADNDTAADKPAPKSNADFKAMFLKSGADGKKTEAESEVKAPDDDDGETKKAEGNGV, from the coding sequence ATGGCAGTCATGGTGGACCCTGCCTTACTGCCCCCACTGCAGCACCCGGCGCCCTATTTTTCGCACCCTGAGCGCCGCCAACTTCGGCACCACGCGGagccgcagcgccagccggcGCCTCAACACGTATCCGTACCTCGAGCTTTGGCAGCTTCCTTCGCGTCCGGCAACCACATGCCCCTCCACCCGCACATCGACAGCGTAACCAACACCGACTACTATCTCTGTCGCCACCCACAACAGCCCGCTTCCTCCCACAGCCCGCCGTCCTTCGCATCCGTCCGACCTTGTGATGCCCGATtgcgccgctcgctcgcgataaccaccatggccagccCCGTAGGCGAGCAGAACTGGCTCGCCTACCTCGAAGAGGcggcccgcaccgccgccgacctcgagcagcgcgtcaacgtcgtcgagctctACAAGCGCGCCATCGGCGCTGAGCCCGGCAGCCTGCGCCTATGGCTGGCCTACTGCAACTACTTTTGGGGCCTATGGGCCAGCTCCCACGCTGCTGTCGACGCCTCGGAGACCGCCTGgtccgacgaggagcagctcatGGGACGTGAGCTCTTCTCCtttggcgccgccctcgacctctGGCAGCAGGGCTACGAGGCCATCAAATACCGAATCAACGATAGCAACCAATTCTGGGACCGCTGGGTCTCCCTTGAGCTGGAACAGCTGGCCAAGACTAAGACTCCTGAGGGCGTCCGGCGCATCACCCACCTCTACCGCGACCGCTTGGCCATTCCGCATCTCACCTGGGACGAGACGTCGCAGGCATTCTCGAGCTTCCTGTCCGAGTACAACAAGGCTTCGTGGGAGGAGACGATGAAGGAGGTGACATccgccgcgcagggcgtCAAGCGCGTCATTGACGCCCGCGACCCGTTCGAGCTCAAGCTCCAGGAGGCTgtgcgacgcggcgacgccgaggccgaaaaGGCGGTCATGCGCGACTACCTCGAGTGGGAGATACTGCAGAGCAAGAGGAACAACGACGTCCCAGAGATGGCCGTCGACATTTGCAGTGGCTTGTTCTCGCGCGCCCTAAGCGGCGTCTTTGCCCTAGACGACGGCATATGGCACGAATACGCCGTCTTTGTCTCGTCAAACACGGAAGCTCACGCGACTGACAAGCTGCTCGACATACTGCGCAGAGCTGTCGTGCACTGCCCTTGGTCTGGGCAGCTGTGGAACCGGTTCATATTGTgtgccgaggaggccaagctcCCCTTTTCCGAGATTGAAGCCATCAAACACGCGGCCACGAGCGATAACCAGTTGTACCGCGACGGTATGGAGAGCGTCATTGAGATGTACGTTGCCTGGTGCGGCTTCCTAAAGCGTACGGCGCTCGAGCCCACGGCAGCGGACGAGTCCGTGGACGTGGCCGATGTTGGCTTGAGGGCTGCCCTTGAGGATGTTGACGTGGTTGGGAAGCGCCTCTACGGGAAAGAGTTCCAGGGCGACCCCAAGTTTCGGCTGGAGCGAATCTACATCCAGTACCTCACCGAGAAGAAGGGTGCGATCGACGAGGCCAGGGCCGTGTGGAATAAGCTGAAGCGCGCCCAAGTCCACGCCGACAGCCACGATTTTTGGTTCCGCTACTACATGTGGGAAATGCTCATCTTCTCGTCACATCCCCAAGCCAAAAGAAGTCCCACGCCGACTTCATCAGGCTCAGGTCTCCGCGTCCCTCACCTTGCGACGGCTGTGCtccacgccgcggccacgcgTCGGAGTATCGACTGGCCAGAAAAGGTGTTTGAAGTTTATCTGCAGCACTGCAACGACTACGAGCTGCCTGCTCAAGTGCGTCGCGCAACCGACATGGTACACAAGGCGGAGAAGGCTGTCAGGAGGCGACGGCTgcgtgaggaggaggaaaaggcgGCCGTTTATGTTGCATACTATGGTGCCCAACCCGCCGAAGGCGCGGCTGCAGAGACGGAGTCGCCAAGCGGATCGAAACGAAAGCGGGAGGCCAATGCCGAGGCTGCAGAGGAGGGCGAAACCACCACAAAGCGACAAAGGGGCGCCAACGACACTGCCGATGCGGAGCAACCCACAACACAGGAAGGGGTCAAGCGGGATCGCGAAAACTCTACAGTCCTGGTGACCGGCCTGCCCGCTGATGTTACGCAGACGAAGCTGCGCCAATATTTCAAGGAGTATGGCCACATCAACCACATTACCGCTCTTGTGCAGGAGAAGGATGGCCAGTCCTCCACATCTCTAATCGAATTTCGTTCTCCTGATGACGCTCAGTCCGCGCTCCTCAGAGACGGCAAATATATGGGTCAGTCTCGGCTGAGTGTCGAGTCGGGCCACGACCTGACCGTATATGTCGCCAACTATccacctgccgccgacgaaaaGTACATGCGGGAGTTGTTTAAGGATTGCGGCGAAATCCTGAGCATACGCTGGCCTAGTCTAAAGGTCAACACTCACCGTCGATTTTGCTATATCTCGTTTCGCGATCGTGATGCATCGGCCAAGGCTGTGGCAAAGGAGGGGACCGTGCTCGACGGTAAATATAGGCTCCTGTCCAAGTACTCGGACCCGGGCCGCAAGAAGAACCGCGaaggcgccgttgccgagggccgcgaggTGCACATTTCCAACTTGGACAAGGCCCTGAGCGAACAGGACATTCGACAGGCGTTTTCACAGTACGGAACAATCTTGCGTGTCAACATACCCATGTCACTAGCGGGCAAGAACCGTGGATTCGCATACCTCGACTACGAGACCAAGGAGCAGGCGGAGAAATCCGTCGAAGAGATGAACAACACAAAATTCCGGAATCAGATTCTTTCTGTGGAAGTGTCTAAGGAGTCCAAGGTCAAGCACGCTTCGACAATTGTCAACGCCAGGCCGGAGTCTGCATCTCCTGCACCGTCGCGTGACCACGAAGGGGACGAGGCTATGAGTGAGTCGGGGGTACCGAATCAGTCCAAGCCTTCGGCAGAGGATATCGCAGCGCGTACTATCGCCCTCATGGGGCTCCCCGACACCGTCAACGACGCTCGAGTTCGCGCGCTTGTTGAACCTCACGGAGACGTCGTCAAGCTGGTCTTGCAGCcggcccacggcggcgccaagatTGAGTTTGTGgacgccgcgaccgccggcaaggcggcgctgtcgctcgacggcaccgacTTTGAGGGCAACAAGCTGCGGACTGGGTCGGTCGAGGAACTCCGACACGCCAAGGGCGAGCACAAGGTCGACCGCATCATCTACGGGAACAAGGACAAATCAAGTAACAAGcctgccgacggcgccacggccccgaGTGCCACGACCGGCCTCAtgcggcctgctgcgcccgTCCGACGCCCTGTTCTCGGCCGGCCCGGGCCTAAACGCGGCCTGGGCTTCGCCCCgcgacctgccgccgcccctgccgccACATCCTCCAAGGACGCTGGCAAGGCGGACAACGACACCGCGGCGGACAAGCCCGCGCCCAAGAGCAACGCAGACTTCAAGGCCATGTTCCTGAAaagcggcgccgacggcaagaagacggaggccgagagcgaggtcaaggcccccgacgacgacgacggggagacgaagaaggccgagggAAATGGAGTCTAA
- a CDS encoding uncharacterized protein (SECRETED:SignalP(1-22~SECRETED:cutsite=VAA-QS~SECRETED:prob=0.5700)~TransMembrane:1 (n7-18c22/23o213-237i)~EggNog:ENOG503P4VW~COG:S) codes for MGRFAPLVFSALSALHILGVAAQSADCIPRCTSDTRGQFTKFSCVNADDAGCLCAKADFFYGVRDCAIACGASEPTVHQALVGGFCPGLTFGASTSAAAPSNTAAPTTPTPTPTPTPTPTPTPAATTAPSSTTSTLTTSSSSTSASSASETAQQTSTSTSASSSASATAESTSAASATQSSAPSTTNSGIPASATSSDPAAAGSSKSGLSQAAVIGIGVGIGAAVIAIAGIVICLLLRNRKRRPRQHPHFEISKPLPGAGRTYGSPDHGAFEKYHHDIELSSNRYEDMVPRTQPRTMV; via the exons ATGGGCCGATTCGCACCTCTCGTTTTTAGCGCCCTGAGTGCGTTACATATACTCGGCGTTGCTGCACAGAGTGCAGACTGTATT CCCCGGTGCACAAGTGATACAAGAGGCCAATTCACCAAGTTTTCTTGCGTGAatgctgatgatgctggtTGTCTGTGTGCCAAAGCCGACTTTTTCTATGGCGTTCGCGACTGCGCCATTGCCTGTGGCGCTTCGGAGCCCACCGTACACCAGGCACTCGTTGGCGGTTTCTGTCCCG GTCTGACTTTTGGCGCATCGAcatcggcggccgccccTTCAAACACCGCtgcaccaacaacaccaacgccgacgccaacacccacgccgacgccgacgcccacaCCCGCGGCTACAACGGCTCCGTCCTCCACGACATCGACTTTGACAACTAGCTCCAGCTCTACTTCGGCGTCTTCCGCCTCCGAGACCGCACAGCaaacgtcgacgtcgacatcgGCGAGCAGTTCGGCATCTGCCACAGCCGAGTCTACA TCCGCGGCCTCTGCAACTCAGTCATCCGCGCCATCCACTACGAATTCTGGCATCCCAGCCAGCGCAACGTCTTCGGaccctgctgcggctggctcTTCGAAGTCCGGACTGTCCCAGGCTGCCGTGATTGGCATCGGCGTGGGCATTGGAGCTGCCGTTATTGCCATTGCGGGCATTGTTATCTGCCTCCTTCTTCGCAACCGGAAGCGCCGACCCCGCCAGCATCCCCACTTCGAGATCTCAAAGCCGCTTcccggcgcgggcaggaCCTATGGCAGCCCCGACCACGGAGCTTTCGAGAAGTATCATCATGACATTGAGTTGTCCTCCAACCGGTACGAGGACATGGTCCCGCGTACGCAACCGAGAACCATGGTGTGA